From the Triticum urartu cultivar G1812 chromosome 4, Tu2.1, whole genome shotgun sequence genome, the window GAAGCCGCGAGCAGACGCTTAAGTCTCAGAATATCCTGCTCAGTCAAAGCAATGGCTGAAGCTGTCGAGGTAGACGACGAAGTCCCTGAAGATGATGATCGAGCCTTGCGCAGGTGTTTCTTCTTCGTATAGCACTGAGACTCAAGATGACCATCATTGTTGCAATAGGCGCAGTGTGGACGGGGGCGACCTGAGCCTCCAGAAGGAGTGGGCAAGAGCGGCGGAGCACTCGAGCGAGAAGTGGTCGATGGAGCAGGTGGCGTAGGAGCACGAGTAGCAAGCACAGAGGGAACCTCCAGCAAACCAGCACCACGTAAGCGAGTCTCCTCTGCACGAATCTCAGAAAGCGCCTCCATGAGAGAAATACGGCCACGAGCAAACAACTGAGCACGCCGGGGCTCAAACTCCTTACGGAGCCGAGACAAGAACTCATAGACGCGATGAAACTCCAAATTGGCCTGGACAGCCTGGCAACAGGGGCAGGTACGACACCCAGCACTACGGAGAGAATCAAGCTGACGCCAGATAGCAGAACTCTGTGCATAGAAGTCATCAACAGTAGAGTCACCCTGCTGAAGAGCATGCTCCTGACGGATCACAGAGAGGTATAAGGCATCACCAGAGGGCTGATAGCGCTCACGAAGACGGGTCCACATCTCAAAGACAGTAGAAAGACCCAGAAATTCAGAAGCAAACTGAGGCAGAACACTAGCAGTGAGAACAGCTGCAGCACGAGCATCATCATCAAGCCACTGGGTGTAAGCAGACAGAGCACCATGATACAACTGAAGAGCCTCCTCATAAGCCAAAACCCTCTCATCATAAGCACGATCAGCAGCCTCATCAGCAACCTTAGCCGCATCCTTGGCGGCCTGATTAGCATCCGTAGGAAGAACCGATGGAGTTGGCGGAGTAGGGGCCACCGGAGGAACTGGACGTGGGGGACAGCAGACCTCGCCAGAAAGAACACCCCAAAGACGAATGCCACGCATGTGAATGCGCATGAAGCCAGTGAACTCGGTGTAGTTAGTACCATCAAAGATCACCGGACAGCGAGGGACAGCAACAAAACCCGAGGCAGCAGACATTTTTTTTTGGATCGGACTAGAACAACCAGATCAGGATCAGGCGCTGGCTACTGGAGCTTCGGACGAGCTCCTGGGCAGCCCGCGGGACGGGCGGCTGGGACGAGCGCCCTGGGAGATCGGGATCAGGCGGGACGGGCGGCTGGGACGAGCGCCCTGGGATCAGGCGCTGGCTATGGAGCAGCTTCGAGTGGGAGAGCAGCGCTGTTGGATCAGGCGGCTGCTGGGAGATCGAGGCCGGCTGCGAGCGGGACTAGGCCGATCGGGCCCGTTGACGGCCAGCTGCGAGCGGGACTAGCCGGATCCAGCCGGATCGACAGCACCCAGGGATGAAGCCGCGAGGGACGGGGCCCTGTTTCGATCGAGAAGGACGAGCTTCGAGCAGCGGTTGGAGATCGATCGGATGGATCAATCGCACGAGTTGCGCGTGCTATAAAATTGACCTagctctaataccatgttaggaatatgcaacttgtattcccatgaggccataggccgatatatatatacatgtacaggtgtggaacatatgcaggaaacccctCATACAACGAGATAAATACAAAGGGGTACATGACTTATATTATAACTCTAACAGAGATGACCGGCGCCGTGGTCGCGtccaagggcggcggcggcgggggtaGCTGCTGTTGGTGTGGCGGCGGAGGAGGTGGCTGCTGGGGATGCGACTGGGGTGCATAGGGCCCGACGAGTTAGGCCTTGATGCCCGCCACGGCCTGCCATAATTCCAGGATTGCGGCTGTCATCTGCTCCGGGGTGAGGACAAGGGCGGACGGCGCCGGGGCCGGGGCAGAGGGTGCAATCGCCCCTGAGGACGCCAGCACGCCCAATGCCGGCGCGCCTTCTGTGTGGGGCAGCAGCGCCGATGAAGACGCTGGTAGCAGCGGGTAggtgtgcggcggcggcgggtgggaagaactcggtggagggctggacATGATCGAATCTGGAAAAGCTGATACCAGATTGTTATGGTCCTGCTAGAAGGAGGGCGCGAGAGGGCCGGCCGGGGGCCTTTTTGCCACGGCCGAGCAAGAGGGaagggatttccttcttaattcttgcttgattagattgatacatctcctccccttatatagagaggtttacttgactccccAGCAAAGCTTACTTGACCCCTAAGCAAGCGAcccttatctctaattaaccctatgactaacgggctataccgccagcccaggcccattaggcccattacgtaCTCTTAACAGAAACCCATTGTTATTATCATGTTATGTTGCTCTATTAAATGTTTAGCTATCCCTCATACTTTGTTGCCCACTCAAAtttttgcaggtgccgatgtagCTGGTGGAAGAGGTTTCTTTTTGAAGGGCAATGGTGTCCTCCTGAACCAGGCATTGATAAATTTTGGCCTAACATTCCTGAGAATACGAGGCTTCACACCAATGCAAACTCCTTTTTTCATGAGAAAGGAAATCATGGCAAAATGTGCCCAGTTGGCCCAATTTGATGAGGAGCTCTATAAAGTAAGCCCAAAGAGGTGTCCCTTCTTACATATTATGGTGTTATTGAGCATCCTTACTTTCATTTATTTGTGTATTGAAAAACTTGGCCATGTTTTCCAATGCTTTCTCTGGGCATGCTAACATATTCTCTTGTTGCCAGTTTGTCATTGTGTGTTCACAGCTTCAGTAAGCACCGCCCAGTTTCATTAAACATTATG encodes:
- the LOC125552621 gene encoding uncharacterized protein LOC125552621; this encodes MSAASGFVAVPRCPVIFDGTNYTEFTGFMRIHMRGIRLWGVLSGEVCCPPRPVPPVAPTPPTPSVLPTDANQAAKDAAKVADEAADRAYDERVLAYEEALQLYHGALSAYTQWLDDDARAAAVLTASVLPQFASEFLGLSTVFEMWTRLRERYQPSGDALYLSVIRQEHALQQGDSTVDDFYAQSSAIWRQLDSLRSAGCRTCPCCQAVQANLEFHRVYEFLSRLRKEFEPRRAQLFARGRISLMEALSEIRAEETRLRGAGLLEVPSVLATRAPTPPAPSTTSRSSAPPLLPTPSGGSGRPRPHCAYCNNDGHLESQCYTKKKHLRKARSSSSGTSSSTSTASAIALTEQDILRLKRLLAASGSSSTGTAGSVTDASRTEQSPSTQSGPSHAHSGWGWPSPP